In one window of Pseudomonas sp. IAC-BECa141 DNA:
- a CDS encoding threonine dehydratase has protein sequence MHALTRDDIENAARQVYQVMPATAQYRWPLLAERLGCTVWVKHENHTPTGAFKVRGGITFMHWLRREHPTVKGIVSATRGNHGQSLALAAQAVGLKALIVVPQGNSLEKNNAMRGFGGEVVEYGRDFDEAREEAARLAQEHDLFLVPPFHVELVKGVATYALELFGAASDLDTIYVPIGCGSGICGVIAARDALGLNTEVVGVVSTEAAAAKLSFDANMICETASANTFADGLAVRKPIAQAFDIYKEGAARIVSVSEGEIAEAMRVYYTETHNLAEGAGASALAALMQERGRMQGKKVGVILSGGNIDRSVYARVIG, from the coding sequence ATGCACGCACTCACTCGCGACGACATCGAGAACGCTGCCCGCCAGGTTTATCAAGTGATGCCGGCTACCGCCCAATACCGTTGGCCGCTGCTGGCAGAACGGCTGGGCTGCACAGTTTGGGTCAAGCATGAAAACCACACGCCGACCGGTGCCTTTAAGGTGCGTGGCGGTATCACGTTCATGCACTGGCTGCGTCGCGAACATCCCACTGTCAAAGGCATTGTCTCTGCGACGCGTGGCAATCACGGTCAGAGCCTGGCGCTGGCAGCGCAGGCGGTGGGCCTGAAAGCATTGATCGTGGTGCCGCAGGGCAATTCGCTGGAAAAGAACAATGCCATGCGCGGCTTCGGTGGTGAAGTGGTCGAGTACGGGCGCGATTTCGACGAGGCGCGTGAAGAGGCGGCGCGTTTGGCGCAGGAACATGACCTTTTTCTGGTGCCGCCTTTTCACGTTGAACTGGTCAAGGGCGTGGCGACTTATGCGCTGGAGCTGTTTGGTGCTGCATCGGATCTGGATACGATTTACGTGCCCATTGGTTGCGGATCGGGGATCTGTGGTGTGATCGCTGCCCGTGACGCGCTGGGACTGAATACTGAAGTGGTGGGGGTTGTATCGACAGAGGCCGCGGCCGCCAAGCTGTCGTTCGACGCGAACATGATCTGCGAAACCGCTTCGGCGAATACGTTCGCGGATGGCCTGGCTGTGCGCAAGCCGATTGCCCAGGCGTTCGACATCTATAAGGAAGGAGCGGCGAGGATCGTTTCGGTCAGCGAAGGCGAGATCGCCGAGGCCATGCGCGTGTATTACACCGAGACTCACAACCTTGCAGAGGGCGCGGGTGCCTCAGCGCTGGCAGCGTTGATGCAGGAGCGTGGAAGGATGCAGGGGAAAAAGGTCGGGGTGATTCTGTCCGGGGGGAATATTGACCGATCGGTGTATGCGAGGGTTATTGGTTGA
- a CDS encoding VOC family protein, with the protein MQLQFSHVDVLVNNLEEACAYYARILKARISRTLVWERGGLHVRYAIALIGQERFMLVQPLAGNLRKLLDSAGEGMIYRHCYSTPDIEKAYDELVADGVQPEDENGNPLAREHLQSPAGARIIWLPKRFGHFSIEILEEATLEAFIKDAFA; encoded by the coding sequence ATGCAACTCCAGTTCAGTCACGTCGATGTACTCGTCAATAACCTCGAAGAAGCCTGTGCGTACTACGCTCGGATATTGAAGGCGAGAATCTCCAGGACACTGGTGTGGGAGCGGGGCGGCTTGCATGTGCGATATGCGATTGCGTTGATCGGGCAGGAGCGTTTCATGCTGGTCCAGCCATTGGCCGGGAATCTGCGAAAGCTCCTGGATAGCGCGGGCGAGGGCATGATCTACCGCCACTGCTATTCGACTCCCGACATCGAAAAAGCCTACGACGAACTGGTCGCCGATGGGGTACAGCCAGAAGATGAAAACGGTAACCCGCTGGCTCGCGAACACCTGCAATCGCCGGCAGGGGCACGCATCATCTGGCTGCCCAAACGCTTTGGCCACTTCTCGATTGAAATTCTGGAGGAGGCGACGTTGGAAGCGTTTATCAAGGACGCGTTTGCCTGA
- a CDS encoding class I SAM-dependent methyltransferase, producing MSNAWNEGYFTDEGYTYGYSREINPVFQRYCLLLRGFATLESTDGYHCELGFGQGVSINIHAAGNPGSYVGTDFHPGQASHAIALARDWGSDARLYDDSFEQLLARHDLPQFDSISLHGIWTWVSRDNHKLIVEFVRRHLKPGGMLYVSYNCFPGWSPQAPLRQLFSLHDRFASPASVRPDQRIDAALQFSEALLAANPKYANSAPGLDAKLQSIKGQDRQYVAHEYFNRDWNCMYFTDVVDALAPAKLDYATTAVPLDSVDPLNLSAEGMDFLEGIEHPVMREQARDYFVNQSFRRDLYVRGANRLSASEHRERMLSTRFVLLQVAESVPVNVTGPAGAATLQAEIYGPVLSALADDAYVPKTLRHLLDLVPSLGYGDVEQALNVLIGMGAVAPCQSEAAEKLVQARCNTLNLQLCKRSLYGSKIQTLASPVTGGGVTVSRFQQLFLISIKQGKKHPAEWAQLAWGIIGGQGEGLLKDGRALTTAEENLAELTGQAQVFADSTLVILKALHIV from the coding sequence ATGAGCAATGCCTGGAACGAAGGATATTTCACGGACGAAGGCTACACCTACGGGTATAGCCGGGAAATCAATCCGGTTTTCCAGCGTTATTGCCTGCTGTTGCGCGGTTTCGCCACGCTGGAAAGCACGGACGGTTACCACTGTGAGCTCGGCTTCGGTCAGGGCGTTTCGATCAACATCCATGCTGCGGGCAATCCGGGCTCCTATGTCGGCACCGACTTTCACCCCGGGCAGGCGTCCCATGCCATCGCTCTGGCCAGAGACTGGGGCAGCGATGCGCGACTGTATGACGATAGCTTCGAGCAATTGCTGGCCCGTCATGACTTACCTCAGTTCGACAGCATCAGCCTGCATGGCATCTGGACCTGGGTCAGTCGAGACAACCACAAGCTGATCGTGGAGTTCGTCCGCCGTCATCTCAAGCCAGGTGGAATGCTCTACGTCAGCTACAACTGTTTCCCGGGCTGGTCGCCTCAGGCACCCTTGCGCCAACTGTTCAGTTTGCACGACCGGTTCGCCAGTCCGGCCTCTGTACGTCCTGATCAACGTATCGACGCTGCGCTGCAGTTTTCCGAAGCGCTGCTGGCTGCAAACCCCAAATATGCCAACTCGGCGCCTGGGCTGGATGCCAAGCTTCAGAGCATTAAAGGCCAGGATCGCCAGTACGTCGCCCATGAGTATTTCAATCGCGACTGGAACTGCATGTATTTCACCGACGTGGTTGATGCCCTGGCGCCCGCCAAGCTCGATTACGCCACGACAGCCGTGCCGTTGGACTCCGTCGACCCGCTCAACCTGAGCGCCGAAGGCATGGACTTTCTGGAAGGTATCGAGCATCCCGTCATGCGTGAGCAGGCGCGTGACTACTTTGTGAACCAGAGTTTCCGGCGCGACCTTTATGTGCGGGGCGCCAACAGACTGTCCGCCTCCGAGCACCGCGAGCGTATGCTCAGCACGCGCTTCGTCCTGTTGCAGGTAGCCGAGAGCGTACCGGTCAACGTCACCGGTCCGGCAGGCGCAGCCACTTTGCAGGCAGAAATCTATGGTCCGGTACTCTCTGCACTGGCGGATGACGCTTATGTGCCGAAGACCCTGCGGCATTTGCTGGATCTCGTGCCCTCATTGGGCTATGGCGATGTGGAGCAGGCGCTCAACGTGTTGATCGGCATGGGAGCCGTGGCGCCCTGTCAGAGCGAGGCAGCCGAAAAACTGGTGCAGGCCCGCTGCAATACCCTCAATCTGCAGCTGTGCAAGCGTTCGTTGTATGGCAGCAAAATTCAGACTCTGGCGAGTCCAGTGACGGGGGGAGGTGTGACGGTCAGTCGCTTCCAGCAGTTGTTCCTGATATCGATCAAGCAGGGCAAAAAGCACCCGGCTGAATGGGCGCAACTGGCATGGGGCATCATTGGCGGCCAGGGCGAAGGTCTGCTGAAGGATGGCAGGGCCCTGACCACCGCCGAAGAAAATCTTGCCGAACTGACCGGTCAGGCCCAAGTGTTTGCCGACAGTACGCTGGTCATTCTCAAGGCGTTGCACATCGTTTAG
- a CDS encoding sensor domain-containing diguanylate cyclase, with product MELSDLRREHGASIDEQVNTDRLHQLFRQSVSAVIGSYLAALMLCGLCWDRFEQACIFVWLGLLTVSTLLRISMFVAWFRSDESERTPKRWERKYWATLVLSAGIWGAGALIIMPADDLLAQALVMLFTVGMSVSAVSCYSAYRYMTLVSVALVLLPCTFWLLFQPSTLQVGMALAVLVFASFVARATRKMTEALEAAFRLTREMERAHNISRLAARTDELTGLNNRRAFFERAQQLFDECRRRQSNLCAVMLDMDHFKHINDTYGHQVGDRVLQQMGSIICTYFRDTDVHGRLGGEEFAILLPDTSIEKALELLENLIVTMPRIMTGPVHRITASLGVASMQNEDSDLHSLMNNADKALYRAKALGRNQIVVAETV from the coding sequence ATGGAGTTATCAGATCTTCGGCGTGAGCACGGCGCTTCGATCGACGAGCAGGTCAACACTGATCGATTGCATCAGTTGTTTCGCCAATCCGTTTCAGCCGTTATCGGCAGCTACCTGGCCGCGCTCATGCTCTGTGGGCTGTGTTGGGATCGTTTTGAACAAGCCTGTATTTTCGTGTGGCTCGGCCTGCTGACGGTGTCCACGTTGTTGCGTATATCGATGTTCGTCGCCTGGTTTCGCAGCGATGAGAGCGAGCGAACACCCAAGCGCTGGGAGCGCAAATACTGGGCAACCCTGGTGCTGTCCGCCGGCATATGGGGCGCAGGTGCGTTGATCATCATGCCGGCCGACGACCTGTTGGCGCAGGCATTGGTCATGCTCTTCACGGTCGGGATGTCGGTCAGCGCGGTGTCCTGTTATTCGGCTTATCGATACATGACGCTGGTCTCCGTGGCTCTGGTGCTGCTGCCGTGTACGTTCTGGCTGCTGTTTCAACCGTCCACGCTTCAAGTGGGCATGGCGCTGGCGGTCCTTGTCTTTGCGTCGTTCGTCGCCCGTGCTACGCGCAAAATGACTGAAGCGCTGGAGGCGGCCTTTCGCCTGACCCGGGAAATGGAGCGCGCGCACAACATCTCCAGGCTCGCCGCACGAACCGACGAGCTGACTGGCCTGAACAACCGGCGGGCGTTTTTCGAACGGGCACAGCAACTGTTCGATGAGTGCCGGCGACGCCAGTCGAACCTGTGTGCCGTCATGCTGGACATGGATCATTTCAAACACATCAATGACACCTACGGCCACCAGGTCGGGGATCGTGTTTTGCAGCAGATGGGGAGCATCATCTGTACATATTTTCGGGACACCGATGTGCATGGTCGATTAGGCGGCGAAGAGTTCGCGATCCTGCTTCCGGATACCTCGATCGAGAAGGCGCTGGAGCTGCTGGAAAACCTGATTGTGACCATGCCCAGGATCATGACCGGCCCGGTTCATCGCATCACCGCCAGCCTGGGCGTTGCTTCGATGCAGAACGAAGACTCGGATCTTCACAGTTTGATGAACAACGCCGACAAAGCCTTGTATCGGGCCAAAGCCCTTGGACGTAATCAGATCGTGGTGGCTGAAACGGTTTAA
- a CDS encoding AraC family transcriptional regulator — MKQADSSISRMVQLMEALAPVEGYNLSALEGVRFLRSNRPLTRTPVLYDPGIVILCQGQKRGYLGNDVYVYDAQHYLVVSVPIPFTMETDASEDEPMLAIYMQLDFQVASELMQQVDDVHGPSSAPPKGMFASPMDDRLRASTLRFLQAMSTPGEAQILGPSLLREIYYRILTGEQGGSMRAALNRQGHFGKVTRAIRKIHSSYQERLDVEQLAREASMSVPSFHLHFRSVTDASPMQYLKSTRLHQARLLMLRHAMTASAAAFSVGYESASQFSREFKRFFGRTPQAEIEWMKATYALPAPTSPSVYVSSH, encoded by the coding sequence ATGAAACAGGCCGACTCAAGTATTTCTCGCATGGTGCAGCTGATGGAAGCGCTCGCACCGGTGGAGGGCTACAACCTCAGTGCACTGGAGGGCGTGCGCTTCCTGCGCTCGAACCGGCCACTGACTCGCACGCCGGTGCTGTACGATCCGGGCATCGTGATTCTCTGTCAGGGGCAGAAGCGCGGGTATCTGGGCAATGACGTCTACGTCTATGACGCTCAGCATTATCTGGTGGTGTCGGTTCCGATCCCCTTCACCATGGAGACCGATGCCTCTGAAGACGAGCCAATGCTCGCGATCTATATGCAACTCGATTTCCAGGTGGCCAGCGAGTTGATGCAGCAAGTGGATGACGTTCACGGTCCGAGCAGCGCGCCACCCAAGGGCATGTTTGCCTCACCGATGGACGACCGCCTGCGCGCTTCGACGCTGCGTTTTCTCCAAGCCATGAGCACTCCGGGTGAGGCGCAGATATTGGGACCGTCGCTGTTGCGCGAGATCTATTACCGCATCCTGACCGGTGAACAAGGCGGTTCGATGCGTGCCGCACTCAATCGACAGGGACACTTCGGCAAGGTGACGCGGGCGATCCGCAAGATCCACAGCAGCTATCAGGAGCGCCTGGACGTCGAGCAACTGGCCCGCGAAGCAAGCATGAGCGTGCCCAGTTTTCACCTGCACTTTCGCAGCGTGACGGATGCCTCGCCCATGCAGTACCTGAAGTCGACGCGCCTGCATCAAGCGCGACTTTTGATGTTGCGCCACGCAATGACGGCATCAGCGGCGGCGTTCAGTGTCGGCTATGAAAGCGCCTCGCAGTTCAGCCGCGAGTTCAAACGTTTTTTCGGGCGAACGCCGCAGGCGGAGATTGAATGGATGAAGGCAACGTATGCGCTGCCTGCACCGACGTCGCCGTCTGTTTATGTGTCTTCGCATTGA
- a CDS encoding oxidoreductase, with amino-acid sequence MPDTKTLFITGVSSGFGQALAKEALAAGHRVIGSVRSEADLQAFQALSIDKAYGVLLDVTDFDRIDSVVATVEATHGPVDVLVNNAGYGHEGIFEESPLEEMRRQFDVNVFGAVAVTKAFVPFFRRRRAGHILNITSMGGTITMPGIAYYCGSKFALEGISDTLSKELAPFNIFVTAVAPGSFRTDWAGRSMQRTPRSIADYDASFDPVRKAREDKSGKQLGDPQKAAQAMLQIIASAAPPAHLLLGSDALSLVRDKLKRAASEIDQWETLTRSTDH; translated from the coding sequence ATGCCTGACACCAAAACCCTCTTCATCACCGGCGTCAGCAGCGGCTTCGGCCAGGCGCTGGCCAAGGAAGCGCTGGCTGCCGGTCACCGCGTCATCGGCAGCGTGCGCAGCGAAGCCGACCTGCAAGCCTTTCAGGCGCTGTCCATCGATAAGGCATACGGCGTGCTGCTGGATGTCACGGACTTCGACCGGATCGATAGCGTCGTGGCGACCGTCGAAGCGACACACGGCCCGGTCGATGTGCTGGTCAACAACGCCGGCTACGGCCACGAAGGCATTTTCGAAGAATCGCCGCTGGAGGAGATGCGCCGCCAGTTCGACGTGAACGTGTTCGGCGCGGTTGCCGTGACCAAGGCGTTTGTGCCGTTCTTTCGCCGGCGGCGGGCGGGCCATATTCTCAATATCACGTCGATGGGCGGCACAATCACCATGCCGGGCATTGCGTACTACTGCGGCAGCAAGTTTGCGCTTGAGGGCATCTCCGATACGCTGAGCAAGGAACTGGCGCCATTCAATATCTTCGTGACCGCCGTCGCGCCGGGTTCATTTCGAACCGACTGGGCAGGTCGTTCGATGCAGCGTACACCCCGCAGCATCGCTGACTATGACGCCAGCTTCGACCCCGTACGCAAGGCGCGCGAAGACAAAAGCGGCAAGCAGCTCGGCGATCCGCAGAAAGCCGCGCAAGCGATGTTGCAGATCATCGCCAGTGCTGCTCCACCAGCGCATCTGTTGCTGGGCAGCGATGCATTGAGCCTGGTGCGCGACAAGCTGAAACGCGCCGCCAGCGAGATCGATCAATGGGAAACGCTGACGCGCTCCACCGACCATTGA
- a CDS encoding ABC transporter ATP-binding protein, translating to MLRLFEQRLDPFPPDEAPPPPVGLARFLWACTRGARGYILALALLSAGVSIYEAWLFSFLGQVVDLLSSWQAGGDVNGQESRVLWGIGIVLLTSVGLVALRTMVQHQVLAINLPLRLRWDFHRLMLRQSLSFFSDEFSGRVTTKVMQTALAVREVLFTVIEIAPGIGVYFIAIIALAGGFALKLMLPFIAWVVLFGLAMLYFVPRLGQVGQEQAHARSSMTGRVSDAYTNITTVKLFSHSKREAHFARAAMEDFKQTGFRQMRLVSQFEIVNQALVVGLIMGAGGYALWLWHQGEVGTGAVAAITAMALRINGMSHWIMWQMTSLFENIGTVQDGMGTLTRGPKVQDAPDAGVLVPSGGAVTFDNVSFNYNGERQVLDGLSLSIQPGEKIGLVGRSGAGKSTLINLLLRFYDVDRGEIRIDGQNIAQVTQDSLRSAIGMVTQDTSLLHRSIRDNIAYGRPDATDAQIQRAAANAQADGFINQLSDRQGHTGYDTLVGERGIKLSGGQRQRIAIARVMLKNAPILLLDEATSALDSEVEVAIQESLDEMMQGKTVIAIAHRLSTIAAMDRLIVMDEGRIIEQGTHTELLAKNGTYARLWQHQSGGFLGEDQGVAETLDQA from the coding sequence ATGCTTCGCCTGTTTGAACAACGGCTCGACCCCTTCCCGCCCGACGAAGCGCCGCCACCGCCGGTCGGTCTGGCGCGGTTTCTGTGGGCCTGCACCCGCGGTGCTCGTGGTTATATCCTCGCGCTGGCGCTGCTCAGTGCCGGTGTGTCGATCTACGAAGCCTGGTTGTTTTCCTTTCTGGGCCAGGTCGTGGACCTGCTCTCGAGCTGGCAGGCCGGCGGCGATGTGAACGGCCAAGAGAGCCGCGTGCTGTGGGGCATCGGCATCGTGCTGCTGACTAGCGTCGGGCTGGTGGCGTTGCGCACGATGGTTCAGCATCAGGTGTTGGCGATCAATCTGCCGCTGCGCCTGCGCTGGGATTTCCATCGACTGATGTTGCGGCAGAGCCTTTCGTTCTTTTCCGACGAGTTTTCCGGCCGGGTCACGACCAAAGTGATGCAGACCGCACTGGCCGTGCGCGAGGTGTTGTTCACCGTCATCGAAATCGCCCCCGGCATCGGCGTTTACTTCATCGCGATCATCGCCCTGGCCGGCGGTTTCGCCCTGAAACTCATGCTGCCGTTCATTGCCTGGGTCGTGCTGTTCGGGCTGGCGATGCTGTATTTCGTGCCACGCCTGGGCCAGGTTGGACAAGAGCAGGCTCATGCGCGGTCATCGATGACGGGGCGGGTTTCGGATGCCTACACCAACATCACCACGGTGAAACTGTTCTCCCATTCCAAACGTGAGGCGCACTTTGCGCGGGCGGCGATGGAGGACTTCAAACAGACCGGTTTTCGCCAGATGCGTCTGGTCAGCCAGTTCGAGATCGTCAATCAGGCGCTGGTGGTCGGGCTGATCATGGGTGCCGGCGGTTACGCCTTGTGGCTGTGGCATCAGGGCGAAGTCGGTACCGGCGCCGTGGCGGCGATCACGGCCATGGCGTTGCGCATCAATGGCATGTCGCACTGGATCATGTGGCAGATGACGTCGCTGTTCGAAAACATCGGCACCGTGCAGGACGGCATGGGCACCCTGACCCGAGGCCCCAAAGTGCAGGATGCACCGGACGCCGGCGTACTGGTGCCTTCCGGCGGTGCAGTGACTTTCGACAACGTGAGCTTCAACTACAACGGCGAACGCCAGGTGCTCGACGGCTTGAGCCTGAGCATTCAGCCGGGGGAGAAAATCGGTCTGGTGGGCCGCTCTGGTGCCGGCAAGTCCACGCTGATCAACCTGCTGCTGCGCTTCTATGACGTCGATCGCGGCGAGATTCGCATTGACGGGCAAAACATCGCACAGGTGACACAGGACAGTCTGCGCAGCGCGATCGGCATGGTCACGCAGGACACGTCCCTGCTGCACCGCTCCATTCGCGACAACATCGCCTACGGCCGACCGGACGCGACCGACGCGCAAATCCAGCGCGCTGCGGCGAACGCCCAGGCCGACGGTTTCATCAACCAGTTGAGCGACCGTCAGGGCCACACCGGCTACGACACGCTGGTGGGCGAGCGCGGCATCAAGCTTTCCGGTGGCCAGCGCCAACGTATCGCCATTGCACGGGTGATGCTCAAGAACGCGCCAATCCTTCTACTTGACGAGGCCACCAGTGCGCTGGATTCCGAAGTCGAAGTCGCCATTCAGGAAAGTCTCGATGAAATGATGCAAGGCAAGACCGTGATCGCCATCGCCCATCGTCTGTCGACGATTGCGGCGATGGATCGACTGATTGTCATGGATGAAGGGCGCATCATCGAGCAAGGCACTCACACTGAACTGCTGGCTAAAAACGGCACCTATGCGCGGCTGTGGCAGCATCAGAGCGGCGGGTTTCTGGGTGAAGATCAGGGCGTGGCCGAGACGCTGGATCAGGCATAA
- the hchA gene encoding glyoxalase III HchA, whose product MATTQTDDKRPTPDPAEDNAFFPSPYSLSQFTSPKSDLSDAEYPNRYKGGRWKILMIGADERYLLTDNGTMFSTGNHPVETLLPMYHLDKAGFGFDVATLSGNPVKFEFWAMPSEDAEVKGFYEHYRDQFKRPLKLSQVIEDALGEDSDYIGVFIPGGHGALIGLPESEDVKKVLQWAVAKDKFVITLCHGPAALLAAGLGETKDSCIFNGYRICAFPDALDATTPDIGYMPGHLTWKFGEQLQALGVEITNQDISGATLQDRKLLTGDSPLAGNALGKLAAAALLKEVTSG is encoded by the coding sequence ATGGCTACCACGCAGACTGACGACAAGCGCCCAACCCCCGATCCGGCTGAGGACAACGCTTTTTTCCCCTCGCCGTATTCCCTCAGCCAGTTCACCTCGCCCAAATCCGATCTCAGTGATGCCGAGTACCCTAATCGCTACAAGGGCGGGCGCTGGAAGATCCTGATGATCGGCGCGGACGAACGCTATCTGTTGACCGACAACGGCACCATGTTCTCCACGGGCAATCATCCGGTTGAAACCTTGCTGCCGATGTATCACCTGGACAAGGCCGGTTTTGGCTTCGACGTCGCGACGCTGTCGGGCAATCCGGTCAAGTTCGAATTCTGGGCCATGCCCTCCGAAGACGCCGAAGTGAAAGGCTTCTACGAGCACTATCGCGATCAGTTCAAGCGTCCGCTCAAACTGTCCCAGGTGATCGAAGACGCGCTGGGCGAGGACTCGGATTACATCGGCGTGTTCATCCCTGGCGGGCACGGTGCGCTGATCGGCCTGCCGGAAAGCGAGGACGTGAAAAAGGTCCTGCAATGGGCCGTCGCCAAGGACAAATTCGTCATCACCCTGTGCCACGGCCCGGCGGCGCTGCTGGCGGCCGGCCTCGGTGAAACAAAAGACTCGTGCATCTTCAACGGTTACCGGATTTGCGCGTTTCCCGATGCCCTGGATGCGACAACCCCTGACATCGGTTACATGCCGGGCCACCTGACCTGGAAGTTCGGCGAGCAGTTGCAGGCGCTCGGTGTGGAAATCACTAACCAGGACATTTCCGGGGCCACGCTTCAGGATCGCAAGTTGCTGACCGGTGACAGCCCGCTGGCGGGCAACGCGCTGGGCAAACTGGCGGCCGCCGCGCTCTTGAAAGAGGTCACGTCGGGGTGA
- a CDS encoding PA1136 family autoinducer-binding transcriptional regulator: protein MSPGPAEALLRAALEIEAAPTLVAIQKAVRGFAGAYGYDRFVLFSATSTAEDVVERIYWVEGDWFGDDMAVDAQTYVQRCPVTRHLLDTRESFFWSKVQEPSGELYRVVRLPSGPGLHGLQIPVFGPRGLEGAMSLGGEQIDASARIRLVLGMLASVAFYSARRLLEAPLDETSGKLSTREREVLAWVAAGRRQADIAATLGLSGRTVENHLRSARRRLGVATTAQAIKIAIRKGEIKG from the coding sequence GTGAGTCCCGGACCTGCCGAAGCACTCTTGCGCGCCGCCCTCGAGATCGAGGCGGCGCCCACGCTGGTGGCAATCCAGAAGGCCGTCCGCGGTTTCGCGGGGGCCTATGGTTACGATCGATTCGTGCTGTTCTCTGCCACCTCGACGGCAGAGGACGTGGTCGAGCGCATTTACTGGGTGGAGGGCGACTGGTTCGGCGACGACATGGCTGTCGACGCCCAGACCTATGTTCAGCGCTGCCCCGTGACTCGCCATCTGCTGGACACCCGCGAATCCTTCTTCTGGAGCAAAGTGCAGGAGCCGAGCGGTGAACTCTATCGGGTGGTTCGCTTGCCAAGCGGGCCTGGCCTGCATGGCTTGCAGATTCCGGTCTTCGGCCCGCGAGGGCTTGAGGGCGCCATGAGTCTGGGTGGCGAGCAGATCGATGCTTCTGCGCGGATTCGTCTGGTGCTGGGCATGCTCGCTTCGGTGGCGTTTTATTCTGCTCGACGCTTGCTCGAAGCGCCGCTGGACGAGACGTCCGGCAAGCTCTCGACCCGCGAGCGCGAAGTGCTGGCGTGGGTCGCTGCCGGTCGCCGGCAGGCGGACATCGCCGCTACGCTCGGCCTCTCCGGACGCACGGTGGAAAATCACCTGCGTTCGGCTCGTCGGCGTCTGGGGGTGGCAACCACTGCTCAGGCCATCAAGATTGCCATTCGCAAGGGTGAAATAAAGGGGTGA
- a CDS encoding response regulator transcription factor: protein MSDVTPVVFVVDDDISVRESLELMIRFAGWQPRLFESAQEFLDAPRTLVPSCLVLDINLPDLSGLDLQTALADERHNMPIIFITGYGDIPRTVRALKAGAVEFLTKPFNDEVILTAMADALQSSRVALEGEKNLRSLLEAYKTLTPREQEIMASVVSGRLNKLIAADLNISEITVKAHRGKVMRKMKARSLADLVKMAALITPA, encoded by the coding sequence ATGAGTGATGTCACGCCCGTCGTATTCGTTGTCGATGACGACATTTCCGTGCGCGAGTCGCTGGAGCTGATGATCCGTTTCGCCGGATGGCAGCCACGGCTGTTCGAGTCCGCGCAGGAGTTTCTCGACGCGCCTCGGACGCTGGTGCCCAGTTGTCTGGTGCTGGACATCAACCTGCCCGACCTGAGCGGCCTGGACCTGCAGACCGCCCTTGCCGATGAACGTCACAACATGCCGATCATCTTCATCACCGGCTACGGCGATATTCCGCGCACGGTGCGGGCGTTGAAGGCCGGTGCGGTGGAGTTTCTGACCAAACCGTTCAACGACGAGGTGATCCTCACCGCCATGGCCGATGCGCTGCAAAGCAGTCGCGTGGCGCTCGAGGGCGAAAAGAACCTGCGCTCCCTGCTCGAGGCCTACAAGACCCTGACGCCGCGCGAACAGGAGATCATGGCTTCGGTGGTCAGCGGACGGCTGAACAAACTGATCGCCGCCGACCTCAACATCAGCGAAATCACCGTCAAGGCCCATCGCGGCAAGGTGATGCGCAAAATGAAGGCCCGCTCGCTGGCAGACCTGGTGAAAATGGCGGCACTGATTACGCCGGCGTAG
- a CDS encoding response regulator transcription factor, with protein MGTHLLVSVVDDDESVRESLPDLIKEFGFTVQAFASAQAFLSSPYLDLTHCLILDVAMPGMSGPDLQRELLRRDYRIPVIFITAHGDTSEQAKLLNSGAVECLFKPFSEAQLLKALSAALPLD; from the coding sequence ATGGGTACGCATTTGCTCGTATCGGTGGTCGATGACGACGAATCGGTTCGTGAATCACTGCCTGACCTGATCAAGGAATTCGGCTTTACCGTCCAGGCATTTGCCTCGGCGCAGGCGTTTCTGTCATCGCCCTACCTGGACCTGACGCATTGCCTGATTCTCGACGTGGCCATGCCCGGCATGTCGGGCCCTGATCTGCAACGGGAACTGCTGCGCCGTGACTATCGCATTCCGGTGATTTTCATCACGGCTCACGGCGACACCAGCGAACAGGCAAAGCTGCTGAACAGTGGCGCGGTGGAGTGCCTGTTCAAGCCGTTCAGCGAAGCTCAATTGCTCAAGGCCCTGAGTGCCGCCCTGCCCCTCGACTGA